The genomic segment CGTTTGATTGGGAGAGGTTTTAGTGATCCTCAGACAcagaaagagatgaaaatggTTCCTTTCAAGATTGTTAAAGCACCTAATGGTGATGCTTGGGTTGAAGCAAATGGACAGAAGTTTTCTCCCAGTCAAATTGGAGCTAATGTCCTCACCAAGATGAAGGAAACTGCTGAAGCTTACCTCGGAAAATCTATCACCAAAGCTGTTGTCACTGTTCCAGCTTATTTCAATGATGCACAGAGACAAGCTACAAAGGATGCTGGGAAAATCGCTGGTCTTGATGTCCAGAGGATTATCAACGAACCTACAGCTGCTGCACTATCATATGGTATGAACAGCAAAGAAGGTGTCATTGCTGTATTTGATCTTGGAGGTGGAACCTTTGATGTTTCTATCTTGGAAATCTCAAGTGGTGTTTTTGAGGTAAtgccttgtttcttcttctgctatgttattttttcttgattttgcattcttttttctttcttttgtgggTATATGATGATTTCCTCTTATCAGGTTAAAGCAACAAATGGAGATACCTTTTTGGGAGGAGAAGACTTTGACAACACTTTGTTGGATTACTTGGTTGGTGAGTTCAAAAGAACAGATAATATTGATCTGACTAAGGACAAGCTTGCCCTCCAGAGGCTGAGAGAAGCTGCAGAGAAGGCCAAGATTGAGCTCTCTTCGACATCTCAGACCGAAATCAACCTGCCTTTCATTACAGCGGATGCTTCAGGAGCAAAGCATTTGAACATAACCTTAACAAGGtcaaagtttgaagctttggtTGGCAGTTTGATTGAGAGAACAAGATGTCCGTGCCAAAACTGCCTGAAGGATGCTGGAATCTCAGTTAAGGAGGTTGATGAGGTTCTTCTTGTTGGTGGAATGACCCGTGTTCCCAAAGTGCAAGAGATAGTTGCTGAGATATTTGGGAAGAGTCCTTGTAAAGGTGTTAACCCGGATGAAGCAGTTGCCATGGGAGCAGCCATTCAAGGTGGTATCCTCCGTGGTGATGTGAAGGAGTTGCTTCTGTTGGATGTGACTCCTCTCTCACTGGGTATTGAAACACTTGGAGGAATCTTCACCAGGTTAATCAACCGAAACACCACTATTCCCACAAAGAAGTCTCAGGTAATGAAATCTTGACAGAGCACAATATCAGATTATGTCTTAAAAGCTGACTGCTAATTGTGTCATTGTGATTTGGTTATTAGGTTTTCTCCACAGCGGCGGACAATCAGATGCAAGTAGGAATCAAAGTTCTTCAGGGAGAACGTGAAATGGCGTCTGACAACAAAACTCTTGGAGAATTTGACCTTGTTGGGATCCCACCTGCGCCGAGAGGAATGCCACAGATCGAAGTGACATTCGACATTGATGCAAATGGTATCGTTACAGTCTCAGCGAAAGACAAAGCCACAAATAAAGAGCAACAGATCACAATCAGATCTTCAGGTGGTCTCTCAGACGATGAGATTAACAGAATGGTCAAAGAAGCTGAGCTTAACGCACAGAAAGATCAAGAGAAGAAGCAACTTATCGACCTGAGGAACAGTGCTGATACTACAGTATACAGTGTTGAGAAGAGCTTGAGTGAATACAGAGAGAAGATTCCAGCAGAGGTTGCCTCTGAGATTGAAACTGCAGTGTCTGATCTGAGGACTGCTATGGCTGGTGAGGATATTGAGGACATCAAGGCTAAGCTTGAAGCTGCGAACAAGGCAGTGTCAAAGATAGGAGAACACATGTCTAAAGGATCCGGATCATCTGATTCTTCTGGACCCTCTGGTGATGGTTCAAGTGGAACTGATCAGCAGACTCCTGAAGCTGAGTTTGAGGAGGCGAGCGGATCGAGGAAGTGAGAGGTTTCTAACCGATTGCATACATGAATTCAggtttttttaccaaataagTTTACATGCTTATACCTCGACAAAATTTGATTAGTTATGTGTATTTAAAAACCTTTTCTGAGAGGTACCTCTTGATATCTTTGAAACCTATTGAGAGTCCCTATTGAGGGTCTCGGATGTAGTAGTTGTTGATTTCTTTGATTGGTTTTTTTCATGAAATTTACGGTTCTTGTCTTGACCGGTTAACGGGACGTCAATTTAAATTGAGACTTAAAAGGTGTATAACCGCTTAAGACTGTTCGTAGTATACCTTTCTCTGATTAGATTAAGAAAGACGGTAATTGAATTGTTTTGTAACCGTTGAAAAATCTCTTTgataaattataacaatttctAGGAAAAAATTTGGTCATGTTGTAGGCGTTGTCGTTTTTTAAGGCTCAAATTCAATTACTTGTGGAACTTAACTTCTCCGTTCCATTGAACTGAATGAAAATGTCAGCAAATTATGGTACATGCTTTCTCTGTTCTTCGAAGTTGTTGattaagaaattttaattaatggCATATaagtatttatttaataatcacATTAGGAAAACAGTATGcaaggattttaaaaattcgTAGTCCTCCCGGTCATAGGGGTAATATAGTGATTCCCCGAAAAGCAGAGAACAAACGCTATAAATAGCGGCTGTTGAAgtcttctttctctccctcaAACAAAACTCAAGAGTCAGCTTCATCAAAAGAAGTTTCCTCATTGGTACAgtttgattctcttttttttttcatacttttTCAAAAGCGTGTACTCTTTTCTTGCAAGTTAACAAGTTAAAGACCAAACCTTTGTGTCAAATTATAGACTTTTTCTATTCGTATTTTTGCAGGTgaaagaagagatggagaaagaaaaggagcaAACTTTGGAGTGGATCGAAGCTCAGAAGATAGAGATAAGCGTTGACCTCTTTGCTGCAGCCAAGAAACACCTCCACTTCCTCGGTGCTGTTGATCGGAACCGTTGGCTTTATGATGGCCCTGCACTCAAAAGAGCCATCTACAGGTAACTTAGTCTTACGAATCTAAGTTAGGGTTCTCTTTTTTTCAGAACCTCTCTAATTTGGGTGATTTTGTTTTACAGATACAATGCTTACTGGCTTCCCTTGATTGCTAAATACACCGAGTCATCTTCGATCTGTGAAGGGCCATTAGTCCCACCTCTTGACTGTGAATGGGTTTGGCATTGCCACAGGCTTAATCCGGTATACCTAAATCGATATTTCATCTccggttaattttttttggttggattgTATAGAAGCTCAAGATGTTGTTAAATCATTTCAGGTGAGATACAAGTCTGATTGTGAGCAATTCTATGGGAGAGTCCTTGACAATTCTGGTGTTGTATCTTCTGTTAGTGGAAACAGCAAATCACAAACTGAAGCTCTCTGGAAAAGATTGTATCCTACGGAGCCTTATGACCTTGATTTTGATAAGGCAATCTCAGATCAGCCAGAGGATGTCTCACCTCTTGAGAAATGCACCACTTATGATCTTGTTTCAGCTGTCAAGAGACAATGCCCATTTTACTACCAGGTAAAAATCATTGTCAACTTCTTGTCCCAAACCCGTTTTATTTTGCAAGGTtttgtaattgatttttgtgttgtgtatCTTTGTTGTTGCAGGTTTCAAGAGCTCATGTGGACAATGATGTCTTCCTGCAAGAAGCTGTGGCTAGATACAAAGCATTTCTCTACTTGAtcaagagaaacagagaaagttcTGTTAAGCTTTTCTGTGTTCCGACTTACGATATTGATCTTATCTGGCACACACATCAGCTTCACGCTCTCTCTTACGGTAAGGATTTGACAAAGATGATTGGTAAGGTCTTGGAGCATGATGATACAGACTCTGACCGTAGCAAAGGTAAGAAGCTTGATACTGGTTTCTCTGGAACTACTGCTCAATGGGAAGAAACATTTGGTCGAAGGTATTGGAAAGCCGGTGCTATGAATCGAGGTAATACACCAAAGCCAGTCATAACTTCTCCTTATGTTTGGTCGGGAAAGAAATCAACTGCAAAAGAGGAAGAGTTCCAGAGTGTACTCCAATATCAAGAGGTGAAAGCCATTGAGGTTATCTTGGAGATTGTTGGGATTAAGAACTTACCAGACGTTCACAAAGGAAAGGTCTCTGTCATGTTCAGCAAAACGCAGCCGGATTCTCTGTTTAACGCTGAGCGTAGGCTTACCATTTTATCTGAGTCTTGTGGGGAAAAGCAAGTTGCTTTGTTCCAGTGTGAGCCTACAGGAGAGCTAAGTTTCCAACTAATGTCTTCTTCTAAGTCTAAAAGCTTAGGTTTCACTTCTTTATCGCTTTCAGAGTTTCTGTTTCCAGTTACTACTAAACTCTCTGTTGAGAAGTGGCTGGAGTTAACACCAACTAAAAGAGGAAAGACAGATGATCTGAACCCCATCTCTCTGCGAGTCGCTGTCTCGTTCACCCCGCCAACTCGAAGTCCAACAGTTCTACAATTGGTTCAAGCAAGACCGTCATTGAAAGACTCTTGTTTCTTTCCAATGATGGGAAAGGTACGTCTTGCTAAGAGTGTTACACGCGTTATTGATGAAACCGAAACAGAGGTGATCAGTCTCCAAATGAGAAACTCCAACGACGTGGCACCAAAAGCTGATAGAAGACAAGTGATTGGTGTGAAAGAGTGTGGTGAAACTTATGTTTTAGCAGAATATGATGGCAGTTTCTGGTCTCTACTTGACTCAAAGTGGTCACTTAAGCAGACAAGCGATCCCATCAAAGATGGTCCTATGTTTGAGCTCTCTGGTACTCGAATGGTGAAATTTTACTCAGGGAGAAAGCTGGAGTATGAGCCAAAACATAACGCAAAGCTAAAAAGCGAGAAAGATTTCATGACTGCTGTTGAATTTTCAAAGCAACATCCTTATGGTAAAGCTGCAGGGTTACTCGATTTGAAGTTTGGTTCGATAGAGGTAAAAGTTCGAAACTTTGAAACTTCAAAGTTTATATAAATGCTGATTCTGGTTCTGGTTTATATAAATGCAGGCAAAGGAGAACTGGCTGGTTTTGCCTGGAGTTGTATCTGCTTTCATACTCAGTGATCTTCTTAAGAACGAAGGCTTTACTGCATCCAAAAATAAAGCcttcaaaacagaggaaagtACTGAGATTGGTGTTTTGAGTCAAGTGAagctagaagaagaaacaatgatGAATATGGACACGACTAGTCCAGTTGAGGTAGCGCCAGAGAAGATCAATGGTGGTGCTAGGTGCCGTTCGAAGGAGCTAAACGCTACCGGTGGCTATGGGAATGTGGACACGACTAGTCCAGTTGAGGTAGCGACAGAGAAGATCAATGGTGGTGCTAGGTGCCGTTCGAAGGAGCTAAATGCTACCGGTGATTGGGGGAACttggttgaagaagaaggtggtcaTTTTGGCTGTGGAGGTGGTTGCGGTGGATGCGGAGGTGGATGTGGCGGCGGCGGTAGATGCGGTGGCGGTAGGTGCGGTGGGATGACGAAGATGGGAGGTGGATCCTGCACTGGCGGTTCCACTGGCTGCGGTAACTGCGGTGGAGGATGTCAAGTAGGATCATGTGGTCATATGATCAATAATAAtgcaaatgaaaatgatgaagcTCTAAGCGACGTCGTTGCTGCTTGATTATTCCGATATATATAGCTTATCTTTACacctaattatattatatagtcttaaaaatataatgaaacTAATGAGAGATGCTGTTATACATgtgtttaatataaataaaagagatgttAATAGcggtttatagaaataaaacagagaagttCCTCTGCTTCTGTTCTGTTTCTCTAGATAGAAGAAGCAACGagcgaaagaaaaaaaaaggcaacCTTTGAGTCACATGTCTAATGGATAATGGAAACTTGAAAACCAAAcggtcaaaacaaaaaaagaaggaaactttGAAACCCAAACGttcgtaaaaaataaaaagtaaattattaaaaaaagaaaaggaaaatttgatGGAAACCCTAAGTCTATAAATATATGGATTAGTCACTCGCGTCTCTTCTATTTGTCTGATCGTGTTTTTAATATCATCTGATCACCAAACCAGAGAAATCAATCacatgctctgtttcttttttttaagcattctcttcttctttgattcctgtttcctctgcttctctttCGTCTTTGGCTCCAACGCTTTATTATTCTCGTGTGAGTTGTGTGCCGTTTTGCCCTTTCTTCGCTAACAAGAACCGATGATCTCTTCGTTTacaaaatctctcttcttcgccAACGAGAAATCATCGTTTACGATCACGTCGAACGAGATCATAATTACCAGCGATCTCTTCTACTTCGGTTCGTCGTGACGTCTGTGGTGTCTAAGAAAGTCTGTGAAAAATATACTGAGGAGGTGCGTGCTACATCGTCGACGGAGATGAGTCAGATGACCAAAGAGACGCACGATTGATTGTGAAGGTGGGTGGGATGGATCTGCGAGTGTCTACGTTTGCCCGTGACGGTGGTGGAGATTAGCGGTCCATGTTCAAAGCCCAACAACAACTTTCAAAGCCCATTATAACCAAAGGtcagtttctctctctttttttcaatttagaaaattaataagtttttaaaatttaaaaacctttaacttttttcttgcttattttcaaagtttttgttttatttttcttaaaaatcctTTTTACTGTTTTAATAGTATAAACTTGGTTGATAAATTTACAATAAGATGTGGAAACTAACCGGATTTTGGATCATGTCATTTGACCTATTCAGTTGATCGTTAGAGATTCCAtaaattcaatttgtttttgcattgttatGTAGATTTTGCAtttcaaatttctaaaattttaaaatatatatttttcatggatttcaaaagtttttcatttaaaaagtcttcacttaaaattattttttcttgctttaaaatttttctaatttaaaataatagtagtaaattttataataattttaatgagTTATACCACCAACAAGATTGTGAAGATGGAGATGCGTTAGATGACCAGAGAGACgcgtttgtcaaaaaaaaatgaccATAGAGACGCAAGATTGTGGAGGTGGATAGATCTGCAGGTATCTATATTTGCCGGTGGTGAAGATTAGCCCAACAACAACTTTCCCGGCTCATTTATAAACAAGGtcaatttttctctctttttgaaaaaaagaatagaaaatcaataaattttgaaattttaataacttttaaaaaaattttgcggattttcaaagttttttttttattttttttaagtatttttttacggtttttaaaagtagaaatttggataataaatttataatatcatGTGAGGATTAACTGAATTTTAAATCCAGTCATTTGATTTAGCTAGTTGATTAAATTCAacttgtttttgcattgttgCCTTcgaatttctaaattttttaaaaatatgtatttttcgaggattttaaaagtttttcattttaaaaattcttgttatttttttatttttttgctttaaattttttactgttttaaatAATAGAAATTTGATAACAAATTTATTGAGTTATTATACCAACAAGGCTACAACGGACCACcacattaatatatttattttgtcaactTCGATTTAACACGTATCGGTCGTAACCAGCATATGCTTATGTCTCCCGAAACCTTTTCTTAACCTTACTCAAGTAtgtcttttgttaaattttatttaaatatatacatacaaaataGTCTCCATCCATTCATCATTACTCATTACAATCATTCTCTCAACTTCAGCATACCgacagaaaataattttatatattaactttaattCGTACGTATAACATACACATTCTTATATGGATGATTTTATATGGTTTGGGTCAACCGGTCAACATATGGTGCTTATGATGTTCACCAAATCTTCAACTTATATATTAACCGTGAAAGTTTTAGAGAGAGCATGTAAAACTTTAGAGTGCTTATAAGAAACAATAATCTTGATGTTTAGAGGCCCTGTAAACCCTTCGTCCCTCAGCTTTTGCATCAAGCGTCCAAATACCTCTTGCGGAGGTAAATCATACGGCACTTCCGTATTCTCATAATCCCACCATACTTCGGTGGaaacttttttatgtttttaatctgctaacacaaaatcaaacaaacacaatcaaacattGCTTATCATCGATGTGTAAGAAATTCACAATGATATAAGTGTAAATTGAATACCTCACAAGCTTTTGTAGTTGTGAGAGTCAGTGTTCACACGTTTGCATTCTTGAAGAGACAGTCATGCATCTCTTCCAAGAGATTATGGATTTATAGTGAAATACAAAGTGTATGCGAATTAATTTGGTAAGGTTACTTTATTACTTAAACTAATTCAAGTTATGTATTTTGGTTATAACTAGTTATGATACAAGAGCCAAAATGTGACCAAAAATACTATGGTCAGTTTTCATGTGTCTCCTCAAAAACTCAATTAAAAgttttcaagataaaaaaaaaacaattatcagatattagtattattagccaacaaaaaattacattttaaaatacaaaatgtcCAAGTAAATTTGGGCAAACATGTCCCCCGGTGGGCTCTTTGCTTGGTTACATGTGTAGTGTTTAATTATGGCTAACCCtacaacaataaataaattacgcATTGGgatatgatatatgtatataatttgtgATGATATGTGTGTATTAAGTATTAGATCTTGCTTGATCCTAGTAGTAAGATTCACGAATTTAAAAGTCtcttttgaaaaattcaaaagttcGATGATTGTTTTGCTCAAATccacaaattaaaatacttgATGACCATTATCTGAATTTTTTAATACCACGCGACTCAATCTTGGTCTCTACATAATGGTTCACAAAATCTCAttaacaattgaaaaaaaactaaaatcagctCTTAATTAACTTATAAGATGATGATTATGACTGattacacaaacaaatcaacCAAATCGTTGTgctcttgttttctttgtttagtcAAGGctgatataattaatatattctcAGTAGATATAGATTCTAAATTAAAGCACCATAAAAAATTGTACGACGATCCAAgtattttggttaattgatgatCATATAAACgaaatttataaaagtaaatattataaGAATTCGTCAACGGTAATCGGAGAAAGGAGAAATCATATTATATActtgttgtttctttataaTTGAGACACACTATACATGAAGAAGTCTAAGTAATGTGAACACTTGATATAGCATGCACCCCTTTTCAGGTTTCGAATTAAGAGTGATAAAACGATCATTGAGTAAACAGTAATGAAATAAACTGGTCCAGGTAGAAGGTTTCGTCGATAGGTGGAGTCGTCTCCATAATCCCATATTTAGTATCTTGGACCCTTCTCAAGTTCTCATGCATGTCACGTGCCGCATTGCTTCcacttgttttatttcttttacaaaTCGAAGTACACTGTTAATTAGGATCGAagtttttatagatataaatttataatcaagCCCGACCAAAAGAATGGATTAGGCCGATATTTTTGGCATCAAGTTATTTCAGGAACATTAGTGTTTAAGTGGTCCATTATGTTATATTCAACAGCAggttaaattattttgaaagtaTGGTGGGTCTTGATAAAAAATCTGAATGAGTAAATCTTATACACTCAACCACACCACATGATCAGACAAgataattaagattttaatacaaatatgtatatgtgtgaATATTTAGGTGGCTACTTTTTTCATAGAGTCCGATCTCAATTCTTGACCAATATAACAAATAAGTGACCTCGATGCCTTTAGCTTAGattttcgtattttttttatatatacgaCGGGTGCCAACGATTAAACACAAATGACTGAATGAGTACACTTCTCGAGAATGACCTACGATTTGGTTTTATGTGAGATGGTGTCGTATAGTGAATTTAGTATAGAGGACCTTAATTAAGCTAACTGATAAAAGTTAATTTATAAACATGTCCGGGCACTGGCCACTGGTGCGGCTCGCCTAGACGCCTTCGATTTGTTAAGTTCAACTAATAtgttagtaaaattttatttcttgtaatAAGATGGGTTATTCTAATAAACTAATTATCATAATATACCTCGTCTATTATTATTCCTTGAGATTTATCCTTTTGTCGAATGTGATTattccataattttttaaaaaaggttgaTAATGAAAATAGGTTTGTTGGAACTTGTAGCTGTGATAAATAACTATACGTGTCGTCGTGAATTCATGCTGGTTCATTGTCTCTTTATATGTTGGTTGGATACTTGATACCAACATATGAGTCTAATATTCAAACACTTTGAATAAAATTACCGACAACAAATGAAACTATATACAGTTACATAAAATGGTACATGTTACgtaatttgttgattttaatcATCATAATCACGTAAACAGACCTGCTCTCCTATATGTACAATTAATTACCAGTCTATCCATATAGTAAAAGTAGACTTTGTAGTTAATATGctctaaaacataaacaaaactatatattatacgcGTAAATTGTCACTTCTTCATAACACAGTTTTGTAGTATATATGTTTTCGGTGCGGCACATGGAAGTGcagaaagaaacaaccaaaatcTTCTGAAACATGGGGAATGTGCGAAGTTAATTGGTACACTTACAATAATTAGAATACTAAGATAAAAATTTAGTCCTAAGTCGTCTTAACAGTAGTATGTCAGTATCTTTTTGTTATGTCCTAAAATGTTTAGATACCTCCAAATccaaatataaatatgtatttttaaccaCATTATTCAAATCGTCAAGataataatagtatattatattttgttataaagaTTGATCTTCGTAagttaaaataaagaaacaaaaaaaaaatagattaatctTGGT from the Camelina sativa cultivar DH55 chromosome 12, Cs, whole genome shotgun sequence genome contains:
- the LOC104729372 gene encoding heat shock 70 kDa protein 9, mitochondrial-like: MASVALLRSLRRREVQTASVSAFKSISSANGKTSLFGKLGYLARPFCSRPVGNDVIGIDLGTTNSCVAVMEGKTPRVIENAEGTRTTPSVVAINQKGEILVGTPAKRQAVTNPTNTIFGSKRLIGRGFSDPQTQKEMKMVPFKIVKAPNGDAWVEANGQKFSPSQIGANVLTKMKETAEAYLGKSITKAVVTVPAYFNDAQRQATKDAGKIAGLDVQRIINEPTAAALSYGMNSKEGVIAVFDLGGGTFDVSILEISSGVFEVKATNGDTFLGGEDFDNTLLDYLVGEFKRTDNIDLTKDKLALQRLREAAEKAKIELSSTSQTEINLPFITADASGAKHLNITLTRSKFEALVGSLIERTRCPCQNCLKDAGISVKEVDEVLLVGGMTRVPKVQEIVAEIFGKSPCKGVNPDEAVAMGAAIQGGILRGDVKELLLLDVTPLSLGIETLGGIFTRLINRNTTIPTKKSQVFSTAADNQMQVGIKVLQGEREMASDNKTLGEFDLVGIPPAPRGMPQIEVTFDIDANGIVTVSAKDKATNKEQQITIRSSGGLSDDEINRMVKEAELNAQKDQEKKQLIDLRNSADTTVYSVEKSLSEYREKIPAEVASEIETAVSDLRTAMAGEDIEDIKAKLEAANKAVSKIGEHMSKGSGSSDSSGPSGDGSSGTDQQTPEAEFEEASGSRK
- the LOC104729373 gene encoding glycine-rich domain-containing protein 2-like codes for the protein MEKEKEQTLEWIEAQKIEISVDLFAAAKKHLHFLGAVDRNRWLYDGPALKRAIYRYNAYWLPLIAKYTESSSICEGPLVPPLDCEWVWHCHRLNPVRYKSDCEQFYGRVLDNSGVVSSVSGNSKSQTEALWKRLYPTEPYDLDFDKAISDQPEDVSPLEKCTTYDLVSAVKRQCPFYYQVSRAHVDNDVFLQEAVARYKAFLYLIKRNRESSVKLFCVPTYDIDLIWHTHQLHALSYGKDLTKMIGKVLEHDDTDSDRSKGKKLDTGFSGTTAQWEETFGRRYWKAGAMNRGNTPKPVITSPYVWSGKKSTAKEEEFQSVLQYQEVKAIEVILEIVGIKNLPDVHKGKVSVMFSKTQPDSLFNAERRLTILSESCGEKQVALFQCEPTGELSFQLMSSSKSKSLGFTSLSLSEFLFPVTTKLSVEKWLELTPTKRGKTDDLNPISLRVAVSFTPPTRSPTVLQLVQARPSLKDSCFFPMMGKVRLAKSVTRVIDETETEVISLQMRNSNDVAPKADRRQVIGVKECGETYVLAEYDGSFWSLLDSKWSLKQTSDPIKDGPMFELSGTRMVKFYSGRKLEYEPKHNAKLKSEKDFMTAVEFSKQHPYGKAAGLLDLKFGSIEAKENWLVLPGVVSAFILSDLLKNEGFTASKNKAFKTEESTEIGVLSQVKLEEETMMNMDTTSPVEVAPEKINGGARCRSKELNATGGYGNVDTTSPVEVATEKINGGARCRSKELNATGDWGNLVEEEGGHFGCGGGCGGCGGGCGGGGRCGGGRCGGMTKMGGGSCTGGSTGCGNCGGGCQVGSCGHMINNNANENDEALSDVVAA